In Malus sylvestris chromosome 15, drMalSylv7.2, whole genome shotgun sequence, a single genomic region encodes these proteins:
- the LOC126601812 gene encoding tubulin-folding cofactor E isoform X1, translated as MPDFRLGQRVHSAGDPRRIGTVRYLGPVQGYSGTWVGVDWDSGEGKHDGSLNEVRYFQATSERSGSFVRSQNLSSGITLLQAIQLRYRGDTTQEEEDEMYVLSSSNKRVNVQLVGKDKIQDKLSRLEELTSASVSFLGVSSPGDPCDIRNNVPNLKELDLTGNLISDWKDVSTICEQLPDLFALNLSYNSMAQDIVGLPHLKCIHILVLNNIGINWTQVEILKHSLPEIEELHLMGNKISTIEPASSYAVQGFDHLRLLNLEDNCIADWNEILKLSHLKCLEQLHLSNNNLNRVFYPDDGLMHELLNGYESPEKNHKPFQNLRCLLLGGNNIEDLASVDSLNSFPQLVDIRLSDNPVADPGQGGIPRFVLVARLAKVEMLNGSEVSPRERKESEIRYVRLVMSKMQGNTEDIQWLHPRFAELKVFHGIEDEKPLVGTAGPQKMSSGLLSITLKCVGASIGEKPSLVKKLPGTTTVGKLKVLCESFFKLKSIKLKLFLEEKKIFIYLNCQGSPLPLLLDDEMATLTDLGIGNESTILVDEES; from the exons ATGCCCGATTTCAGACTCGGGCAGCGAGTCCACTCAGCGGGCGATCCCCGTCGAATTGGGACGGTCAGGTACTTGGGGCCTGTCCAAGGGTATTCGGGCACATGGGTCGGAGTTGATTGGGACAGCGGAGAGGGCAAGCACGATGGCTCCCTCAACGAGGTTCGTTACTTCCAGGCAACCTCCGAACGATCCGGGTCCTTTGTTCGGTCCCAGAATCTCAGCTCTGGCATAACGTTGCTGCAAGCTATCCAGCTCCGATACCGAGGTGACACCACTCAAGAAGAAGAGG ATGAAATGTATGTCCTTTCATCGAGCAACAAGCGTGTCAATGTTCAACTTGTTGGAAAAGACAAAATTCAAGACAAGCTAAGTCGATTAGAGGAGTTGACAAGTGCATCTGTATCTTTTCTGGGTGTTAGCTCTCCTGGAGACCCGTGTGATATTCGTAATAATGTTCCAA ATTTGAAGGAGCTTGACTTGACTGGAAATCTAATTTCAGATTGGAAG GATGTTAGCACGATCTGCGAACAGTTGCCAGATCTTTTTGCCCTCAATTTATCTTACAATTCAATGGCACAAGATATTGTTGGGTTGCCACATTTAAAATGTATTCACATTTTAGTGTTAAACAACATTGGCATAAATTGGACCCAG GTTGAAATACTTAAACACTCTTTGCCAGAAATTGAAGAACTACATCTTATGGGGAATAAAATAAGCACCATAGAG CCTGCATCATCTTATGCAGTTCAGGGATTTGATCACTTGCGGCTTCTGAATCTGGAAGACAACTGTATAGCTGATTGGAACGAAATCTTGAAACTTTCCCATCTAAAATG CTTGGAGCAGCTTCATTTGAGCAATAACAATTTGAACCGAGTCTTTTATCCTGATGATGGCTTGATGCATGAACTGCTAAATGGTTATGAATCACCCGAGAAAAACCATAAGCCATTTCAAAATTTGCGTTGCCTTCTTCTTG GGGGCAACAACATTGAGGATCTTGCTTCTGTTGACTCGCTAAACTCATTCCCACAACTAGTG GATATCAGGCTCTCTGACAATCCAGTGGCCGATCCTGGACAAGGTGGTATCCCAAGATTTGTTTTGGTCGCCCGTTTAGCTAAAGTTGAAATGTTGAATGGGAGTGAG GTAAGTCCTCGTGAAAGAAAAGAGTCAGAGATTCG GTATGTTCGATTAGTGATGTCAAAAATGCAAGGAAATACCGAAGATATCCAGTGGCTTCATCCCAG GTTTGCGGAGCTTAAGGTTTTTCATGGAATTGAGGATGAAAAGCCACTGGTTGGAACAGCAGGCCCTCAGAAAATGTCTTCAGGACTTCTGT CTATTACTCTCAAATGTGTGGGAGCATCTATTGGTGAGAAACCATCATTGGTGAAGAAACTGCCAGGCACCACAACA GTTGGAAAATTGAAAGTTCTTTGTGAAAGCTTTTTCAAGCTGAAGTCTATCAAGCTGAAAttgtttcttgaagaaaag AAAATATTTATTTACCTAAATTGTCAGGGTTCTCCACTGCCATTATTGCTTGATGATGAAATGGCAACTTTGACGGACCTTGGGATTGGAAATGAATCAACCATTCTTGTAGATGAAGAGAGTTAA
- the LOC126601814 gene encoding cytochrome c, translated as MASFAEAPPGDAKTGEKIFKTKCAQCHTVEKGAGHKQGPNLNGLFGRQSGTGAGYSYSAANKNKAVTWEENTLYDYLLNPKKYIPGTKMVFPGLKKPQERADLIAYLKQSTA; from the exons ATGGCGTCGTTTGCCGAAGCTCCACCCGGAGATGCCAAGACCGGAGAGAAAATCTTCAAGACCAAGTGCGCTCAGTGCCATACCGTCGAGAAAGGCGCCGGTCACAAGCAGG GACCCAATCTGAATGGACTTTTCGGAAGGCAGTCTGGTACGGGTGCTGGATACTCATACTCTGCTGCTAACAAGAACAAGGCTGTGACATGGGAGGAAAATACCTTGTATGATTACTTGTTGAACCCCAAGAAG TACATTCCCGGAACCAAGATGGTGTTCCCTGGATTGAAGAAGCCGCAGGAGCGCGCTGATCTCATTGCATATTTGAAGCAGTCTACTGCATAA
- the LOC126601810 gene encoding eukaryotic translation initiation factor 3 subunit C-like, producing MLKQSPGRNQRSKGFKVKHAVQISLLLALCIWLLYQLKHSHDKKAYEESSGTISGKMQKGDAIIKLGRRDLHPRVDETSLDNGRHKEKEDSEEEMDESKSDEIDGHDLERAEEESEGVEDLIDEEDTEREEESEEQESDEEILKLLDDQSRSEDTRNTEEMREENYKADDAPGAVKQNIQTNAEKIEVEREIKTNGILGFIVGGAAKNAVQSEESGKTYSSIKTVEELKLSNDSLNGTEMLPKLYRDASRASGQGHLYLEAFLSPKSKDLQSGSNTTLSLTDDLDATKREVAATGSETESVVSEATAKLAKSSNPRSTSKKDDEVGNVQSNAYGRVERSVGSLMALQTNENVGAVRMKLMNPIPRILETLAEIVRPGANNIEGAAE from the coding sequence ATGTTGAAGCAATCGCCGGGTAGGAACCAGAGGTCAAAAGGCTTCAAGGTGAAGCATGCCGTACAGATATCCCTGTTGCTTGCCCTCTGCATCTGGTTGCTTTACCAACTCAAGCACTCCCATGACAAGAAAGCGTATGAAGAGAGCTCTGGAACGATATCAGGAAAGATGCAGAAGGGGGATGCAATTATAAAACTTGGGAGGCGCGACCTACATCCCCGAGTGGATGAAACTTCCTTGGATAATGGAAGGCACAAGGAAAAAGAAGATTCTGAAGAAGAGATGGACGAGAGTAAATCGGATGAAATAGACGGGCATGATTTGGAGAGAGCCGAGGAAGAGTCTGAGGGGGTCGAGGATTTAATTGATGAAGAAGATACGGAGAGGGAAGAGGAGAGTGAGGAACAAGAAAGTGATGAAGAGATTCTCAAATTGTTAGATGATCAATCCCGGAGCGAAGATACAAGGAACACTGAAGAGATGAGAGAGGAAAATTACAAGGCTGATGATGCGCCCGGTGCTGTGAAGCAGAACATCCAAACTAATGCGGAAAAGATTGAAGTCGAGAGAGAAATTAAAACCAATGGTATCCTCGGCTTTATAGTTGGCGGGGCAGCTAAAAATGCTGTGCAGAGTGAAGAAAGTGGTAAAACATATTCATCAATCAAAACAGTTGAAGAACTAAAACTGAGTAATGATTCTCTTAATGGAACAGAGATGCTACCAAAGTTATATCGCGATGCAAGTCGAGCTTCTGGCCAAGGGCACTTGTACCTGGAAGCTTTTCTAAGCCCCAAATCCAAGGATCTGCAGTCAGGTTCCAATACGACTCTCTCTTTAACCGATGATTTAGATGCAACCAAGCGAGAAGTGGCAGCAACTGGTTCCGAAACTGAAAGTGTTGTATCGGAAGCAACTGCCAAGCTCGCGAAAAGCTCTAATCCTAGAAGTACCAGTAAGAAAGATGATGAAGTTGGCAATGTGCAGTCTAATGCATACGGTAGGGTGGAGAGATCAGTGGGAAGCTTAATGGCACTGCAAACCAATGAAAATGTTGGTGCTGTACGAATGAAGTTAATGAATCCCATTCCTCGAATACTGGAAACTTTAGCGGAGATCGTCAGACCTGGAGCAAACAACATTGAAGGTGCAGCTGAGTGA
- the LOC126601812 gene encoding tubulin-folding cofactor E isoform X2: MPDFRLGQRVHSAGDPRRIGTVRYLGPVQGYSGTWVGVDWDSGEGKHDGSLNEVRYFQATSERSGSFVRSQNLSSGITLLQAIQLRYRGDTTQEEEDEMYVLSSSNKRVNVQLVGKDKIQDKLSRLEELTSASVSFLGVSSPGDPCDIRNNVPNLKELDLTGNLISDWKDVSTICEQLPDLFALNLSYNSMAQDIVGLPHLKCIHILVLNNIGINWTQVEILKHSLPEIEELHLMGNKISTIEPASSYAVQGFDHLRLLNLEDNCIADWNEILKLSHLKCLEQLHLSNNNLNRVFYPDDGLMHELLNGYESPEKNHKPFQNLRCLLLGGNNIEDLASVDSLNSFPQLVDIRLSDNPVADPGQGGIPRFVLVARLAKVEMLNGSEVSPRERKESEIRYVRLVMSKMQGNTEDIQWLHPRFAELKVFHGIEDEKPLVGTAGPQKMSSGLLSITLKCVGASIGEKPSLVKKLPGTTTVGKLKVLCESFFKLKSIKLKLFLEEKGSPLPLLLDDEMATLTDLGIGNESTILVDEES; this comes from the exons ATGCCCGATTTCAGACTCGGGCAGCGAGTCCACTCAGCGGGCGATCCCCGTCGAATTGGGACGGTCAGGTACTTGGGGCCTGTCCAAGGGTATTCGGGCACATGGGTCGGAGTTGATTGGGACAGCGGAGAGGGCAAGCACGATGGCTCCCTCAACGAGGTTCGTTACTTCCAGGCAACCTCCGAACGATCCGGGTCCTTTGTTCGGTCCCAGAATCTCAGCTCTGGCATAACGTTGCTGCAAGCTATCCAGCTCCGATACCGAGGTGACACCACTCAAGAAGAAGAGG ATGAAATGTATGTCCTTTCATCGAGCAACAAGCGTGTCAATGTTCAACTTGTTGGAAAAGACAAAATTCAAGACAAGCTAAGTCGATTAGAGGAGTTGACAAGTGCATCTGTATCTTTTCTGGGTGTTAGCTCTCCTGGAGACCCGTGTGATATTCGTAATAATGTTCCAA ATTTGAAGGAGCTTGACTTGACTGGAAATCTAATTTCAGATTGGAAG GATGTTAGCACGATCTGCGAACAGTTGCCAGATCTTTTTGCCCTCAATTTATCTTACAATTCAATGGCACAAGATATTGTTGGGTTGCCACATTTAAAATGTATTCACATTTTAGTGTTAAACAACATTGGCATAAATTGGACCCAG GTTGAAATACTTAAACACTCTTTGCCAGAAATTGAAGAACTACATCTTATGGGGAATAAAATAAGCACCATAGAG CCTGCATCATCTTATGCAGTTCAGGGATTTGATCACTTGCGGCTTCTGAATCTGGAAGACAACTGTATAGCTGATTGGAACGAAATCTTGAAACTTTCCCATCTAAAATG CTTGGAGCAGCTTCATTTGAGCAATAACAATTTGAACCGAGTCTTTTATCCTGATGATGGCTTGATGCATGAACTGCTAAATGGTTATGAATCACCCGAGAAAAACCATAAGCCATTTCAAAATTTGCGTTGCCTTCTTCTTG GGGGCAACAACATTGAGGATCTTGCTTCTGTTGACTCGCTAAACTCATTCCCACAACTAGTG GATATCAGGCTCTCTGACAATCCAGTGGCCGATCCTGGACAAGGTGGTATCCCAAGATTTGTTTTGGTCGCCCGTTTAGCTAAAGTTGAAATGTTGAATGGGAGTGAG GTAAGTCCTCGTGAAAGAAAAGAGTCAGAGATTCG GTATGTTCGATTAGTGATGTCAAAAATGCAAGGAAATACCGAAGATATCCAGTGGCTTCATCCCAG GTTTGCGGAGCTTAAGGTTTTTCATGGAATTGAGGATGAAAAGCCACTGGTTGGAACAGCAGGCCCTCAGAAAATGTCTTCAGGACTTCTGT CTATTACTCTCAAATGTGTGGGAGCATCTATTGGTGAGAAACCATCATTGGTGAAGAAACTGCCAGGCACCACAACA GTTGGAAAATTGAAAGTTCTTTGTGAAAGCTTTTTCAAGCTGAAGTCTATCAAGCTGAAAttgtttcttgaagaaaag GGTTCTCCACTGCCATTATTGCTTGATGATGAAATGGCAACTTTGACGGACCTTGGGATTGGAAATGAATCAACCATTCTTGTAGATGAAGAGAGTTAA
- the LOC126601813 gene encoding uncharacterized protein LOC126601813 yields the protein MDSSNLTSLPEDPLEDNQQQTPPQPRPLPAFASPRPDRPPTQTSSEKYSALDWTEYFDKEDDISIPDSNDIFHLYTAGTDGPVVFCLHGGGYSGLSFALSASKIKEKARVVAMDLRGHGKSTTANDTDLSIETMCNDVLAVVTAMYGDSPPAIVLVGHSMGGSVAVHVAAKKALSSLAGLVVVDVVEGTALASLVHMQKILSSRVQRFSSIEKAIELSVRGGSLRNIESARVSIPSTLKYDDSKKCYIYRARLEETEQYWKSWYEGLSEKFLSSPVPKVLLLAGTDRLDRALTIGQMQGKFQMVVVRHTGHAIQEDVPDEFATLVTNFVSRNRIGPRGVEIPGLRRPSQSKP from the exons ATGGATTCATCAAACCTCACCTCGCTTCCGGAGGACCCACTCGAAGACAATCAACAGCAAACTCCACCCCAACCCCGACCTCTCCCTGCCTTTGCCTCACCTCGTCCCGATCGCCCTCCCACTCA gaCTAGTTCAGAAAAGTACTCAGCTTTGGATTGGACGGAGTATTTCGACAAAGAGGATGATATCAGCATTCCGGACTCCAATGAT atttttcatttatacaCGGCAGGAACTGATGGACCAGTTGTATTCTGTCTACATGGAGGTGGTTACTCAGG GCTCTCATTTGCCTTGTCAGCAAGTAAAATTAAGGAGAAAGCTCGGGTAGTTGCCATGGACTTGAGAGGACATGGAAAATCAACCACTGCAAATGATACCGATCTTTCTATTGAG ACTATGTGCAATGATGTTCTGGCTGTTGTGACAGCAATGTATGGAGATTCCCCGCCTGCAATTGTGCTTGTTGGCCACAG TATGGGAGGGTCAGTTGCTGTACATGTCGCCGCAAAGAAAGCATTATCTAGCTTGGCTGGGCTGGTTGTTGTTGATGTTGTAGAG GGAACAGCTTTGGCTTCGTTGGTTCATATGCAGAAAATCCTATCAAGCCGGGTACAACGTTTTTCAAGCATTGAAAAAGCG ATTGAATTGAGTGTGAGGGGAGGTTCTTTAAGAAACATTGAGTCTGCTCGGGTGTCAATACCTTCCACATTAAAGTATGATGATTCAAAGAAATG TTACATTTATAGAGCACGACTTGAAGAAACAGAACAATATTGGAAAAGCTG GTATGAAGGCCTTTCAGAAAAGTTTTTGTCATCACCCGTTCCAAAGGTCCTGCTGTTAGCTGGAACAGACCGACTAGACAG AGCTCTCACAATTGGTCAAATGCAAGGCAAGTTCCAAATGGTTGTCGTCAGACATACCGGGCATGCCATACAA GAAGATGTACCTGATGAATTTGCAACACTAGTAACTAATTTTGTATCTCGTAATCGCATAGGCCCTCGTGGAGTTGAG ATTCCAGGACTCCGTCGGCCATCTCAGTCCAAACCTTGA